One genomic segment of Chitinophaga parva includes these proteins:
- the hisG gene encoding ATP phosphoribosyltransferase codes for MSAKLKIAVQKSGRLHDDSMKLLKECGIDVNNGVNRLKTEASNFPLELFFLRDDDIPQYVEDGVADIGMVGENVVFEKEKQVKIVEKLGFGKCRLSIAVPKNVEYNGINDLHNMRIATSYPVIVADYLKKHKVQAEIHEISGSVEIAPGIGLADAICDLVSSGSTLFMNGLKEVEVMLKSEAVLVANKDLTAAQQQLLDKLLFRMRAVRKAKNNKYILLNAPNDNLEKIISLLPGMKSPTVLPLAEAGWSSVHSVLNENEFWDIIESLKEAGAQGILVVPIEKMII; via the coding sequence ATGTCTGCCAAGTTAAAAATTGCAGTACAGAAGTCGGGCCGCCTGCACGACGATTCCATGAAACTCCTGAAAGAGTGCGGCATTGACGTGAACAATGGCGTGAACCGCCTGAAAACCGAAGCCAGCAACTTTCCCCTGGAACTTTTTTTCCTGCGCGATGACGATATTCCGCAGTACGTTGAAGATGGCGTGGCCGACATTGGTATGGTAGGTGAGAACGTGGTATTTGAAAAGGAAAAACAGGTAAAGATCGTGGAGAAGCTGGGCTTCGGTAAATGCCGCCTTTCCATTGCAGTGCCCAAGAACGTGGAATACAATGGTATCAATGACCTGCACAACATGCGCATTGCTACTTCCTATCCCGTGATCGTGGCAGATTACCTGAAGAAACATAAGGTGCAGGCTGAGATCCATGAGATCAGCGGCTCCGTGGAAATAGCCCCCGGTATTGGCCTGGCAGATGCTATCTGTGACCTGGTAAGCAGCGGTTCCACGCTGTTTATGAACGGCCTGAAGGAAGTGGAAGTGATGTTGAAAAGTGAAGCGGTGCTGGTGGCCAATAAGGACCTCACTGCCGCGCAGCAGCAGCTGCTGGACAAACTGCTGTTCCGCATGCGGGCCGTTCGCAAGGCCAAGAATAATAAATACATCCTGCTGAACGCACCGAATGATAACCTTGAAAAGATCATCAGCCTGCTGCCCGGCATGAAAAGCCCTACCGTACTGCCTTTGGCAGAAGCCGGCTGGAGCTCCGTACACAGTGTGCTGAATGAAAATGAGTTCTGGGACATTATTGAAAGTCTCAAAGAAGCAGGCGCACAAGGCATACTGGTAGTGCCCATTGAAAAAATGATCATTTAA
- a CDS encoding flavin reductase family protein has translation MHHVCTPSILYFGTPVVLVGTSNEDDTYNLAPISSVFWLGWRAIIGVSASAKTAENLLRTRQCVLNLPSVNEAFAVNRLAKTTGSNPVPAAKLKRDYRYEPRKFETAGLTPQAGQLVAAPRVLECPVQLEASLAAVHTTGLEDPDLRGRILIFELRMLRVHALPQLMMDGHPNRIDPDKWRPLIMSFQEFYGLGEKVHYSTLAEIPEVLYQTADMMKAGRQ, from the coding sequence ATGCATCATGTTTGCACACCGTCTATTTTGTATTTCGGCACACCGGTGGTCCTGGTGGGTACCAGTAATGAAGACGATACCTATAACCTGGCACCCATTTCCTCCGTGTTCTGGCTGGGCTGGCGGGCTATCATCGGCGTAAGCGCCAGCGCTAAAACAGCAGAGAATTTATTGCGTACCCGCCAGTGTGTACTAAACCTGCCCTCGGTAAACGAAGCTTTTGCCGTGAACCGCCTGGCCAAGACCACCGGTAGCAATCCCGTGCCGGCCGCCAAACTAAAACGTGATTATCGCTATGAGCCCCGCAAGTTTGAAACGGCAGGTCTTACACCGCAGGCAGGACAGCTGGTAGCAGCACCCCGGGTGTTGGAATGCCCGGTGCAACTGGAGGCATCGCTTGCAGCAGTGCACACTACCGGGTTGGAAGACCCGGACCTGCGTGGCAGGATCCTCATCTTTGAACTGCGCATGCTCCGGGTGCACGCCCTGCCGCAACTCATGATGGATGGGCATCCCAACCGCATTGATCCCGATAAATGGCGGCCGCTCATCATGAGCTTCCAGGAATTTTATGGGCTGGGAGAGAAGGTACATTATTCCACGCTGGCGGAAATCCCGGAAGTACTTTACCAGACGGCGGATATGATGAAGGCAGGTAGGCAGTAA
- a CDS encoding DUF2157 domain-containing protein gives MDLEQFRRHFEAGLISEESLKKVTLAETNRHFSVHWELRTLLYLGVVLLTTGLGILIYKNIDSIGHEAIITAIAVGCAACFYYTVKRKPAFAWSKVQSPDTFYDYIVLLACTLLVTLAGYLQFRYTLFGTHYGLALFLPMAALFVCAYTFDHLGILSMAITGLGAWVGVALTPLDILRNNAFDNPVFLFKAIALAVLLVLLGRVSGTKQWKPHFAFTYEHFGIHLFFIATYAEMILERPGHYAWFLLLAAGAVYVYWLSMRSHSFYFLTLMALYSYLAVSTIIMQVWDQYVPKGEWVGPLSLLFMYFIVTAILLILLLVRWHKKLKQDDRIP, from the coding sequence ATGGACCTCGAACAATTCCGGCGGCATTTTGAAGCAGGACTGATCTCCGAAGAAAGCCTCAAAAAAGTAACCCTTGCCGAAACAAACCGCCACTTTTCTGTCCACTGGGAACTGAGAACACTGCTCTACCTGGGTGTAGTGTTGCTCACCACTGGTTTGGGCATCCTTATTTACAAGAACATTGATTCTATTGGACATGAAGCGATCATCACGGCCATCGCAGTGGGCTGTGCTGCCTGTTTTTATTATACGGTAAAGCGCAAGCCAGCCTTTGCCTGGAGCAAGGTACAATCGCCGGACACTTTTTATGACTACATTGTATTGCTGGCTTGTACCCTGCTGGTAACACTGGCGGGCTACCTCCAGTTCCGTTATACTTTGTTCGGCACGCATTACGGGCTGGCGCTGTTTCTCCCGATGGCGGCACTTTTCGTTTGTGCGTATACGTTTGACCACCTGGGTATCCTGAGCATGGCCATCACCGGCCTGGGTGCATGGGTGGGCGTGGCACTTACACCACTGGACATCCTGCGCAATAATGCCTTTGATAACCCAGTGTTCCTGTTCAAAGCCATTGCCCTGGCGGTGCTCCTGGTGCTACTTGGCCGGGTTTCCGGCACAAAGCAATGGAAACCGCATTTCGCTTTCACGTATGAGCACTTTGGCATCCACCTTTTCTTTATTGCCACCTACGCAGAGATGATCCTGGAAAGGCCTGGCCATTATGCATGGTTCCTGCTGCTGGCAGCCGGCGCGGTCTACGTATACTGGCTGTCCATGCGCAGTCATTCCTTCTACTTTCTCACGCTTATGGCATTATACAGCTACCTGGCCGTATCTACGATCATTATGCAAGTGTGGGATCAATATGTTCCCAAAGGCGAATGGGTAGGGCCACTCTCCTTATTGTTCATGTACTTTATTGTTACCGCCATACTACTGATCCTGTTACTGGTACGCTGGCACAAAAAACTGAAACAAGATGATCGCATACCATAA